GTTAATCAGGTAGACCCGGAGGACCTTCTCATAATCGGGAGAAGCGGGAAAAGACCGGTGAGGGGCTTTCTTCTGAGCTCCACTGCAGAGGTGGTATCAAGAAGGAGCAGAGCTCCCGTTATGCTTGTGCCTGAAGAAAAGGCCCCAGTAAGCAATATATGTGTTGCCTACGACGGAGGAGAGGTATCAAAGAAGGTCCTGAAACTGGCAAGAGAGCTTTCAGGGATATACGGTGCCCGGCTTCATGCCCTCTACGTAGGAGAAGAGCCACCTGAAAAGCCCGAGGGAGTTGAGCTTCAGGTTGTGCCCGGGATACCGGAAGAAAGAATATTAAGCCACTGTCAGGAGACAGGTGTTGACCTTCTTCTTATGGGTGCTTACTCAAAGGGTAGGGTTAGGGAGCTTTTCCTTGGAAGCGTCACCAGCTTTGTGATGCATCACATAAACATACCCCTTCTTCTGGTGAAGTGATATGGGGAAGCTCTATGTGGTGGCTACGCCCATCGGAAACCTCAAAGACATAACCCTGAGGGCTCTTGAGGTCCTCCAGAGCGTGAACTTTATAGCCTGTGAAGACACAAGGAGAACCCTCATACTGCTAAACCACTACAACATAAAGGAAAAAAAACTCATATCCTACTACGAGCCCAAGGAAAGCGTGCAGGTGCCAAAGGTGCTCAAGCTCCTTGAAAAGGAAGACGTGGCGCTGGTGAGCGATGCGGGCATGCCATCCATTTCAGACCCGGGTTACAGGCTAATTAGAGCCTGCATAGAAAAGGGCATTCCAGTGGAGGTCGTCCCCGGACCAAGTGCAGTGCTTACAGCCCTTGTGGGCTCGGGCCTGCCCACCGACAGGTTTGCCTTTGTGGGCTTTTTGCCACGAAAGGGGCTTGAGAAGTTCTATGAAGAGCTAAAAGCTTATACAGACACTACCCTCATAGCCTTTGAGTCACCCAACAGACTCCTGAAAAGCTTGCAGGCGATGGAGAAAGTCTACGGTGGGGAGCTTCCCGTTTGCGTTGCCAGAGAGCTCACAAAGCTTCACGAAGAATACATCAGAGGTAAACTTTCTGAGGTGCTCAAAGAGCTGGAAGGCAGGGGAGATATAAAGGGTGAGGTGGTTGTGTCGTGGAGGATTTCATGACAGACCCACAGCTCCTTGACCGCTGGGATAAGGAATACTTCTGGCATCCTTTCACCCAGATGAAGGTCTACCGGGAGGAGGAAAACCTCATATTTGAAAGGGGAGAGGGCGTTTATCTGTATGACATAAAGGGGAGGAGATTTATTGATGCCATATCTTCGCTGTGGTGCAACGTGCACGGACACAACCACCCAGAGCTAAACAGAGCCCTCATTGAACAGCTTCAGAAGGTGGCTCACACCACCACCCTCGGAAGCTCCAACGTGCCTGCCATATTGTTGGCAAAAAGGCTCATGGAGATTGCTCCAGAGGGTCTTACAAAGGTCTTTTATTCGGAGGACGGTGCGGAGGCAGTGGAGATTGCCCTCAAGCTGGCTTATCAGTACTGGAGAAACATAGGAGAAAGGAGAAGGGTCTTTATTACCCTTTCGGAAGCCTACCATGGGGACACCCTTGGAGCGGTAAGCGTTGGAGGCATTGACCTTTTTCATGGCACCTACAGAGACCTGCTCTTTGAAACCATAAAGCTACCTTCACCCTACCTATTCTGCAGAGAGAGATATGGCGGGCTCTGTGAAGAGTGCAGGGATGAGCTTTTGAGCATGCTGGAGGAGACTCTCAAGAGCAGGGATGACATTGTGGCAGTTAGCCTTGAGGCGGGCATTCAGGGTGCAGCGGGCATGCTTCCCTTTCCAAGGGGCTTTTTAAGGGGTGTGAGAGAGCTAACGAGAAAGTACAACACACTCCTTATAGTGGACGAGGTGGCAACGGGCTTTGGAAGGACGGGAAGTATGTTTTACTGTGAGCAGGAAGGGGTTAGCCCTGACTTTATGTGCCTCGGAAAGGGCATCACTGGAGGATATCTTCCCCTTGCGGCAACGCTCACCACAGAGGAGGTCTTCAACGCCTTTCTGGGAGAGTTTGGAGAGCTAAAGCACTTCTATCATGGACACACCTACACGGGCAACAACCTCGCCTGTGCGGTGGCTCTGGCAAACCTTGAGGTCTTTGAGAAGGAGAAAACTCTGGAAAAACTCCAGCCCAAGATAGAGCATCTCTCAAAGAGGCTCCAGGAGTTCTGGGAGCTTCCCCACGTGGGAGATGTGCGACAGCTGGGCTTTATGGCAGGCATAGAGCTGGTAAAGGACAGAAGCACCGGCGAGAAGTTCCCCTACGGAGAAAGAACCGGCTTTAAGGTTGCTTACAGATGCAGAGAAAGGGGCGTCTTTCTCAGACCCCTGGGCGATGTGATGGTGCTCATGATGCCACTGGTGATAAGCCTTGAGGATATGGACTATGTGCTGGACACTCTCAAGTGGGCTATAGCTCAGCTTTGAACCTGTCCTTCAGTGTTTCTGTCTCCACAAAGAGCTTTTTTGAGAAGTCCACCACCACTTCTAAAAGTTCGCCAAGCTCTTCCGGGAGGTATGTGTGAGCTATCTTGTTTCTCAGAAGCCTCGCACTGAGCCAGAGCTCCGCATCTTTAACAAAACCCGCCCTCTAAAGCCTGAGAAGTCTGTTTCTCAGAGTGTCTGACTTTTTGCCAAAAAGATACAGCTCAAGGGTGGTAAAAAAGCTCAGTACGGTTTCCACAAACTTTTCAAACCTGAAGCTCATAGCATCATACCTTTCAAGCTCCTCCGGCTCATATTCCCTCTTTGGGTCGTAGGGTGTGTAGCCCTTTATGGAAGCCTCCAGAAGTCTTTTGCTTTTCAGCACATCTTCAAAGCTCTTCTGGACGAATCCTTTTTGCATTCTTCAGCATCTCTCTGAAAAAGGGCTTATCTCTGTAGACGAGCACGTCTATGTCCTGCTCGCATTCCATGAAAAACTTTGTCTGAACTCTGAGGGCGAGCTCTACGGGGTTTTCCGGCTTTGAAGGAATCAGCAATATGTCTATGTCCCCACCCCTGAGGTCGTCCCTCAGCCTTGAGCCAAAGAGATAAACCTCACCCTCAAAGCCTTCAAGTGCTTTCTTTAGAGCCCTTCTCTCCTCCTCCGACAGCCTCATCGCACAGCCTCAACAATTCTACCCTGTTTCCCCTGTCCGTCTCAAAGACTTTCTGGGTCTGTGTCTTTGCTCTGAGCACATAACCAAGGGCAAGAGGTCTGAGAGGGCTCACAGAAGTTATAACGCCTATGTCTTTGTCTTCATGCCTTATCTTCTCACCCTCTGAAAGCCCCTCACCTTCAAAGAGTGCCAGCACCCTCGGAAGCCTTCCCCTGTAGTGGACCCTTGCTATGGCTTCCTGACCCACATAACAGCCCTTTGTAAGGCTTATGGCATATTTTAGAAGGCACGCCTCAAGAGGGGAAAAGCCATCCTTTAACTCTTTGCCAAGCGCTGGCACGAGCCTTTCAACCCTGAGGTCTTCAAACTCCTCCTCAGAGAGCTCTTTTCCGGGAAGCTCCAGACCCGAGAGGTCTCCCACAAGGTCGTAGCCCTTCTCTCTGAGCCTTATGGGGTTGCAGGCTACAAGAACACCCTTCGCCTCCCTTACCTCACCCTCCTGCTGTGCAAAACCGAAGCGAGAAAGGAGAAACTCATCTACACCTTCACCAAAGACAAAAACATGCTCCATGCTGAGCACCTCAAAGTAAACCCTCATGGAGAGCTTAAGACGGTTGAACTCCTCCACCACCCTATCAGGGTCAAGGGGGGTATCAAGCAGGTAGCTGTCCCCCAGCCTGTAGACAAAAAATTCCCCTATAGGAAAGCCGTTCTGTCTGAGCCAGAGGTTGTAAGTGAGGGTGTTTTCTTTCATACCCTTTATGTCGTTGGTGAGCAGGTTGTGCAGGAAGGCGGTATGCTCTTCTGCCATGCCCTTTGGAAGTAATTTACCGGTTTTTCCGTAGACCTTTATCTTTCCTCTCCTTAACCTGAGCCATTGCATAGGTGAAAATTATCTGAAAAGCAGAACTCCCTTTCAATGACAGGGGTCAAGCCTACGTCTTTCTCAGCTTCACGAAACCATAAAGCACCATCAGGATGGTCAGTCCGGCCATCAGGTAGACTACAAACTCCTTCAAAAGATGTGGAACTACAAAAAGAAGGATTATGGCTGTGGCTATCATAAAGCCGAGGGTTATAACGCTCATGGCGAGTCTGTTTATATCTTTTCTAAGGTCTTCAATAAGCTTTTCCTCTCCAGTATAATCAACGGATACCCTCAGCTCTCCTCTCTCCAGCTCTCTTAAGAACTTCTTTGTCTTTGGCACCGCCTCAAGCCCCAGCTTCGTGAGCATTAGAGTGTTCTTCACAAACTCACTTTTTGTGAGCATGGGAAATATCATGCGCCTGAACCCCTTTTTCACAAGAGGCTCTATCTCCTTAACAAGCCTGAAGTCCGGGTCAAGCTGTATGGCAGTCCCCTCCGCAAGAGCGAGGGTTTTAAGAAGAAGGAATAGGTCTGAGGGCAGTTTCATCCTGTATTTGTAGGAAAGCCTCAGAGTGTCGTTCACTACCTTGGAGAGTTTGACCTCCCTCACGGGTTGCATAAAGTAGTAAGAAAAGAGTATTTCAAGCTCCCTGCTGAGGAATTTCTCGCTCCTTGTTCTCGCAGAAACTCCAAGATCGTAGAGGGCATCCATCACAAGGTCAAGGTCATTCCTGAGTATGCCATACATGAGCTGAAAGAGGTTTAGCCTGTCCATGTTGCTCACAGTGCCCACCATGCCGTAGTCCAGAAGGGCTATTCTTCCATCTTTCATGACAAGAAAGTTCCCCGGATGTGGGTCAGCATGGAAGAAGCCATCTTCAAATATCATCTTTATGTATATCCTTGCACCTCTCTTCGCAAGAGCCCTGAGGTCGTATCCCGCTTTTGTTAGTTCAGGCACGCTGTTTATCTTTATGCCCTCCACATACTCAAGGCACAGAACCCTCCTCGTAGTGTAGTCCCAATAAACCTCTGGCATGTAGACACCCCTGTAATCCTGAAAATTCTTTCTAAAGGTTTCACAGTTCCTCCCCTCCCTTATGTAGTCCAGTTCATTCCTTATGGTGTAAGAAAACTCCTCCACAAGGGACTGTATGTTCCACCTTCTACCAAGTTCTGTTCTTGAAGCTCTTTCTGCAAACTCTTCAAGTATGGCAAGGTCCTCTTCTATTTCCTTCTCTACACCGGGCTTCTGGACCTTGAGCACTACCTCCTTTCCATCCTTTAGCCTTGCCCTGTGCACCTGCCCTATGGATGCGGAGGCAAGGGGCTCATCCTCAAAGTATTCAAAGACCTCCTCCACAGGCTTGCCAAGCTCTTCTTCAATTATCCTCCTTATCTGCTCCGGTTCCGAGGGTGGAACCCTGTCCTGAAGTTTTGAAAGCTCAAGTATGTAGCTTTCTGGCATAATGTCTGGCCTAGTGCTGAGTATCTGACCTATCTTTATGAAGGTTACTCCAAGCTCCTCAAAAGCAAGCCTAAGATGTTCCTCCTCCCTGTAGGGCTCCTTCTTCTTTCTGTGTCCCATGACACCCCAGTGGAAGGGAAGTAAATAACCAAGTCCAGCTTTTGCCAACACAAAGCCAAAGCCATGCTTTGCAAGAACTTTTGCTATGTGTAGTTTCCTTCTGGTGTGTGCCATATTTAAAGCATACCTAAAACCCTATGACCTCTGCTATAATCTTTTAACCTAAAAATCTTCTGGAGGCAGGCATGAAGCTGCACGAGCATCAGGCAAAGGAGCTTCTGAAAAGATACGGACTACCCGTTCCAGAGGGAAGGGTTGCCTTTTCTCCACAGGAGGCTCTGCAGGCGGCAGAAGAACTCGGTGAGTTTCCCCTTGTGGTAAAGGCACAAGTGCACTGTGGTGGGCGTGGAAAGGCTGGAGGCGTAAAGCTGGTCAGGAATATGGATGAGCTTCAGCAGGCGGTAGAGGGAATGCTTGGCAAGGTTCTCAAAACCTTTCAGTGTCCCGATGGCAAGCCCGTCAGCAGGGTCTGGATAGAGAAGGCGACCAACATTGAAAGGGAATACTACCTTTCCATTACCCTTGACAGGGCGGTTTCAAAGCCCGTGCTCATGGCTTCTTCGGAAGGTGGTATGGAAATAGAGGAAGTGGCAAAGGAAAAGCCCGAAGCCATACACATGCTACACATAGACCCAGCCCTTGGTCTTATGCCCTCTCAGGCAAGAAAAATAGCCTTCAGACTGGGGCTTCCGGTAAACGAGTTTGTGAAGATAGCTCTGGCTCTATACAGAGCATACATGGAGCTGGATGCAAGCCTTGTGGAGATAAACCCTCTTGTGCTCACTAAGGAGGGAAGCCTTGTGCTTTTAGACGCCAAGGTGGAGCTGGATGACAATGCCCTCCTCAGGCACAGAGACCTTGAAGAAATTGAAGACCTCACCCAGCTTGACCCCCTTGAGGTGGAGGCAAAAAAATACAACCTCAACTACATAAAGCTGGATGGGAACATAGGCTGTATGGTAAACGGTGCAGGACTTGCCATGACCACCATGGACATAATAAAGCTTGCCGGAGGCGAGCCCGCCAACTTCCTTGACGTGGGTGGAGGAGCAAACGTGGAACAGATAGCCAACGCCTTCAGAATACTCATGGCAGACCCAAATGTAAAGGCAGTCTTTATAAACATCTTTGGTGGAATTCTGCGTTGCGACAGGCTGGCAAATGGTCTCATAGAGGCAGCAAAAATCGTGGAGATAAAGGTGCCCGTGGTTGTCCGCATGGAGGGCACCAACGTTGAGGAGGGAAGAAGACTCCTTGCAGAATCTGGGCTCAACTTCATAAACGCAGAGGACATGTGGGATGGAGCCAAAAAGGCAGTGGAGAAGGCATCTAAAGGAGGTTAGACCATGTCAATCCTTGTAGACAAAAACACAAAGGTAGTCGTTCAGGGCATCACGGGTAAAGAGGGCTCTTTCCATGCCACCCAGTGCAAGGCATACGGCACTCAGGTGGTGGCAGGTGTTACGCCCGGCAAGGCAGGTCAGCAGGTGGAGGGTATACCTGTTTTCAACACCGTAGAGGATGCAGTCAGAGAAACCGGTGCCAACTGCTCTCTTATATTCGTCCCTCCAGCTTTTGCAGGGGATGCTATAGTGGAGGCCCTTGATGCAGGCATAAGGCTTGTAGTCTGCATCACCGAAGGCATACCCGTCAGGGACATGATGATGGTAAAGGACTATATGAGGAAAAACTACCCTGATGCAAAGCTTATAGGACCCAACTGCCCCGGGGTGATAACCCCTGGAGAGGCAAAGGTGGGCATAATGCCCGGACACATATTTAAAAGAGGAACAATCGGCATAGTTTCAAGGAGCGGAACGCTCACCTACGAAGCCTCTTACCAGCTCACCCAGTATGGGCTTGGACAATCCACTGCCGTGGGCATAGGCGGGGACCCTGTGCACGGGCTTTCTCACAGGGATGTTATTGCCATGTTCAACGAAGACCCGGAAACGGAAGCCATACTCATGATAGGGGAGATCGGTGGAACCGCAGAGGAAGAGGCGGCGGAGTATATAAAGGGCTATGTAAAAAAGCCCGTCTTTGCCTACATAGCTGGCATAACCGCACCACCGGGAAGACGCATGGGACACGCAGGAGCCATAATAAGCGGAGGTAAAGGCACCGCTCAGGCAAAGATGGAAGCTCTCAGAGATGCAGGGGTTCATGTTATAGAAAACCCTGCCTTCATAGGTAAGAGAGTGGCGGAGACACTTGGCAGGCTATGATTAAGTTTATATTGATAAATTGAACCTGTGATATATTTTTTAAACTCAATCTTTTCAAAGGAGGTGTTAATATGGCTTTGAAGACTATGGTTGACCCAGACACCTGTACCTCATGCGAGCTCTGCTACGATAGAGTTCCAGAGGTTTACAAGAATAGAGGCGATGGCATAGCTGAAGTTGTCAGCCCCGGACCCGACGGTTGGATGATGGTGCCTGCCGAGCTAGAGAACGAGGTTAAAGAGGTTACAGACGAATGCCCGAGCGGGTCCATAATAACGGAAGAAGTTTAAGGATAAAGGTTGACATAGATACCTGCACCGCATGCGAGCTCTGCTACGACAGACTACCAGAGGTCTTCGTTGATAGGGGGGATGGCATCCCCCTCGTTATGATAAAAGTGCCCCTTGAGAGCGTCTACGGGGAGCTTCTTCAGGTAGCAGAGGACTGTCCCAGCGGCTCTATCATTCTTTACTGAGTTGGACAGGATTGTTTTTCTCGGAACTGCAGGCGGTAGAGCGAGCGTATTCAGGTTTTTGAGAAGGTCTGGAGGTTTTTTGCTCTTCCTTTCGGGAAACACAGTGCACGTGGACCCCGGACCAGGAGCCTTTGTTTATCTTCATCAAATGGGGATTGACCCGCGACATATTGACCTTGTAGTTCTCTCTCATATACATCTTGACCACTCCTCTGACGTGAACTCTGTGATAGAATCGGCCACCGATGGCGGAAAGATAAGGCGCGTGGCGCTGTTTGCTCCAAGGTCGGCCTTTGAGGGACAGCACAGAGTAGTTTTGCCTTTCATAAGAGAAAGGCTTGCAATGGAGGGCTTTCTGAAAGAAGGAGAAGAACTCTCCTACGGGACTGTAAATGTAAGTGCAGTTATGAAACATACCCATCACGGTGCAGAAACCTATGCCCTTCTGTTTAACCGTAAGGTCCTCTACGTATCCTGTGCTCTGTATGAAGACAGAATGCTGCAGGCATATCCCCATAATGTGGATTTAATGATTATAAACACCACCCTCTACAGGAAGACAAAGCCCATAGACCATCTTACCGTTGAGGATGCAGAAAAGCTCATAGCCAACCTGAAACCCAGGAAGGTTATACTTACCCATTTTGGGTATGAGTTCCTGACACAGCATGACCCAGAGAGGGTCGCTGAGGAATTATCCCATAAATACGGAATTCCCGTCCTTTCAGCAAAAGACTTCATGGAGGTAAGCCTTTAGTGCTTGAGCACCTCTTCCCCCAGCTGAAAAAATGGGCAGAGGAGTTTGTGCAGGAGCATGGCTATACAGCCCTCTTTTTGCTCTCCTTTACAGAGTCCATAATACAGCCGGTCCCACCCTACCCTTTTATAGTAAGTGCTCCCATATTCAGGCTAAGCCCCTATACTGCTGGGCTGGTTGCTTTTGCAGGGAATATACTGGGTGCTCTGGTTGCCTACTATCTTGCAAAGTTTCTTGGAGAGGCCTTTGTAAAAAAGATTTTTGGCAAAAGGCTGTATCTGAAGGGAGAAGCCCTCTTCAACAGATATGGCTTCTGGGCTGTTCTTGTGGGAGAACCTTACAAGCTGGTGTGCTGGCTTGCGGGGCTTTTCCACATGCCCCTGTGGAGCTTTATAGTGGCAAGCCTTATAGCAAGGGCACTGAGGATTGGAGTCTTCGTTCTCTTCGGGGATGTTCTGGAGAGGATTCTGAATTAATGGGTGCGGGAGGACTCGAACCCCCAACCGGGCGGTTATGAGCCGCCCGCTCTGCCATTGAGCTACGCACCCTCAGAAAAGATATTATAAAACCTCTTGACAAGCTTTGCAACCCTGTGGTAGAGTTTTGGAAACTAGGCCAGGGAGGTATAGTCATGAAGAAGTATATCTTTGCCATTGCCCTGGTGGGAGCTCTCTGCAAGCCCATAATGGACGCGTCTCCCATGGGTATAGGTGGGCCTTCAGAGGTCTCTTACCAGAGCGGTGAACAGCCCGGCGATGAAATTTTTGACGTTGATACGGTAAGCAAGATTATAGCCACTGAGATGTCTCTTGAAGAGGCCATGAGGGAGCTTGTCAATGTGAAAACCGTTGAGACTGTAAGACCAGACCTCTGGCCCGTTGTGGGTGTTATAACCTCCGACTACGGATGGAGAAATATGGGAGGAAGAAGGGAGTTTCATACTGGAATAGACATATCGGCACCCTATGGGACCCCAGTGGTTTCAGCGGCAGAAGGCAGAGTCATATATGCAGGATGGATAAGAGGCTACGGAAAGACTGTAATAATCTATCATGGTTATGGCTTTGCCACCATATATGCTCATTTATCAGACATCAAGGTTTCCTACTCAGACAGGGTTGTAAAGGGTCAGATAATAGGAAGTGTGGGAACCACCGGAAGAGCCTTTGGTCCACATCTCCACTATGAGGTTCTGAAATACGGAGTGAGGCAGAACCCCATAGCCTATCTGCCTTAGAGAAGCCCCCTTCTCTTCAGGGCATCTTCGTATATCCTTTTGTAGAGGTGATTCCACTCTGGAGTGCCTTCCACGATTCTCTTTGAGTAGGACCTTATCCTTTCTCTCACCTCTCTGTCTATCTCTTCTTCTTCCTTTACTGCCTCCATGAGTATTTCCCTTATCCTGTTTCTTATGATACCGGGCTCCTCGTATATCTCCACTTCAGGGTCTTCCATTATCATATCCCTTATCCTGTGGGCTATCTGGTTCATCCTCTCCCTTCTACTTGTGTGTATGTTCATCTCCTCTGCCAGCTTGCTCCTGACTGTTTTGTATGCTGTTCTGTAATCAAGACTGGTTTCTTCAAGAAGCTCAAGCTTTTCTTTGAGTATCTCCTTCGTTTTTTCATCAAGCAGTCTCTCCTGCTCCTCTGCTTCCCTGAATATGGCAACTATCTTTTTCTTAAAGGCATAAGGGTCCTCCGGCTCTATTATTCTTTCATTTTCATAAAGTTCCTTTAAAATCCTGTCTGCTATTCTCTCCACAAGCTTCTCGGGTAGCCTCATACACCGCCTCCTAAATCTTATCAATTATATCATATAAAACACTCAAGAAGGTTCATTACCTCTTGCGTATATCCACCGTCATCCTCGTTAATTATCAGAGGTTTTTCAATAACCGGGTATGGTCTTAGATTTTTTAAACCATGTATGCGCACTATTTTTGAGTTTTTATGCAGTTTTGGATAAAAAAATCTAAGGTGTGCTGCTTCTATTCTGTTGTTTTTCATGTGTATAATAGCATCTACCAGACGACCTGAAGCTATTAGAAGGTTAAAATGTCCTCCATCTTTAAGCAGAAAGCCTGCAGTTTTTATAAAATCTTCAAGACTTGTATCTGTCTCATGATGATACTGATTGTAGGTTGATTGTCCCCTATAGAAGGGTGGATTGGCAACTACCACGTTAAAACTCTGTGCCCCTAAAAAATCCCTTGCCTTTCTGAGGTCAAGCTCAAGAATATGAATTTTCTCTTCCAGTTTGTTGAGTATTACATTTTCTTTCAGAAGTTCAAGCATTAAATGGTCTCTCTCCATAGCCCAGACCTCACAACCATATCTGAGAGCTGTAAGTATGGAAAGAGCGCCAAAGCCTGCACCAAGGTCAAGAACTCTTGAGTTTTTCTTTATGCCCCTGAGGTTTGCCACAAAAAGAACTTCCACTATGGAGAGCCTGTGGGCTTTTGGTTGTCTGAACCTTACCTTCCCCCTGAAAAAAACAAACTCCTTAAACTCTTCCAAACCTCTCAACGAGTTCGAGCAGTGTTCTAGCCCTTTCCCTGACCTTTTCCCACTCTTCTATCTCCTCCATGGTCTGGGCTGTTGCCAGCTTTCTCATCGCCTGGTCAAAGAGCTCCTTCTCTTTACCCGGGTCAATATCCCCCATGTTGTAAGCTTCCTCTGCAAGAATTATGACCTTTTCTGGAGTCACATCCACAAAGCCATAGGTGACCGCAACACCGTTTTCCATCTTACCGTCAAAGTAAACAAGCCCGGGCTTGAGCATGGTCATGAGATACATATGCTTTTCAAGAACACCTATTTCACCCTCTGCAGTGGGTATGTTTACAGAGTGAACCTCCCTTGAAAAATGTAGTCCCTGGGGCGTTACTATTTCCACCTTTATCATGGCGTTAAAATTATACCATGAAGGTATATGCCCTCGGAAAACTCTCGCGCATGCTCTCCACAACCCTTTTCCACGCGATGGCAGAGCTGGGTTATACAGGACTTGTCCTCTGTGAGCCAGAAGACACTTATGTGAGTCTTGGTTACTTTGACAGGGCTCAGGAGCTCATAGACCTCAAAAGGTGCAGGGAGCTCAGCATAGGAATCATAAGGAGGCAGATTGGGGGAGGTGCAGTCCTGCTTGCGCCAGGTCAGGTTTTTTACCAGCTTATACTTCCAAAGAATCTGGTCCCCTTCAGGGTAGAGGACGCCTATAAGAAGCTCTCTCAGCCCGTCATAAGGGCTTATAATAGGCTCGGGCTTGAGGTGGAATACAGACCTATAAATGACCTTTTGGTGAAGGCATCACAGAGGAAGATAAGCGGGCAAGGGGCAGGAGACATAGGAAAGTTCTTTGTGTTTGTGGGAAACATTCTTATGAGCTTTGACCCTGACCTTATGGCAGAACTTTTTTTGCTTCCCCATGAGGCTCTCAGAGAAGAGGTCAGAGGGAGTCTCTGGGAAAACATAGGATGGCTGGAGAGGGAGCTGGGAAGGTCTTTCTCTTTTGAGGAGGTCTCTGGGGCTCTGCTTGAGGAGTTTGTGCAGGAGTTTGAATTTGATGGATACGCGGAAGTGCCCTCCGATGCCCTCGAGCTTGCAGAAAAGCTAAGAATAGATATGACCTCAGAGGAGACCATACTTGAGGACACGGGAAGAAGGCACGAAGCCATAAAAATAAGGGAGGGGGTGTATGTCTGGAAGGGCTAACCTATATTTTAAAAAACCATGCTGAAGACAGAAGAGATTAGAGAGCTCTACGAGAAGGATTTTTACAGATGGGTGCATGAAAACCTTGAGCTTCTGAGGAAAGGGGAATACGACCTCGTAGACTGGGAGAACCTTCTTGAAGAGGTTGAGTATATGGCGAGAAAGTATGAGGATGAGCTTAAGGAAAGGCTTGGAGTTTATATGGAGCACAGGTATAAGATAGAAAACTTCAAGAAACTTGCCGGGAACGAAACAGCCGGGTCTGGATGGAATAAAAGCATATTAAACCAGCTTGTTGAAATATCAAGAATACTTGAGGATAACCCGAGCCTCAGGAGTAAACTTCCGGGGCTTTTACAGCCCGCATGGGGTTACGCTTTAAAGAGGCTAAAGGCATGGCTTATCAGAAACAAGTTCAACCCAGAAGACTTCAACCTGCCAGAAATGTGTCCCTATGGCTACGAGGACATTATGAAGGATATTGCTAAATTTTAGACAGTGCTTTACGATAATAAGAAGAGGGAGGTGTAAATGTTTGGTGCTACCTTTGGCATAGTGGCTCAGGGGCTTGAACTTTTCAGAAAGTCTGCAGACATCAGAAACAGAAACATACTGAACGCCAACAATCCCGACTACGCCCAGGAAGACCCGGTCATAAAGAGCCTTGCACCCGTGGGTATAAGGCTGGAGGATATTCTCAGAAGTCAGAACTTTTACTACATGTCTCTGAGAAATCAGAAGCTCTCGGTGGTCTCCTCCCTTGACACCGCCATAAAGGGAAACTCTCAGATAGAAAACCTCTTTCAGGAGTTTACTCAAGGGCTGGGGGGTAGCGAATACATAAACCGCTTTTTCACCGCCTACCAGAACCTGATGAAAGAGCCCACAAACGAAGGAGCAAGAAGTGAACTCTTAAACTCTGCCCAGAGCCTTATTTCATACCTGAAGGACAGAAGAAAGGACATGGACAGAACCCTTGCCAGCACGGACTATGACATGAGGCAATACATAGGCAGGATAAACACACTCACAAAAAAGATTGCTCAGATAAATCAGGAAATACTCACGGGCTATGCCCAGACTTACGCAAGAGGAAGAGATTACAAAAATCTTCTGGATGAGAGAGATAGATA
The Aquificaceae bacterium genome window above contains:
- the sucC gene encoding ADP-forming succinate--CoA ligase subunit beta; the protein is MKLHEHQAKELLKRYGLPVPEGRVAFSPQEALQAAEELGEFPLVVKAQVHCGGRGKAGGVKLVRNMDELQQAVEGMLGKVLKTFQCPDGKPVSRVWIEKATNIEREYYLSITLDRAVSKPVLMASSEGGMEIEEVAKEKPEAIHMLHIDPALGLMPSQARKIAFRLGLPVNEFVKIALALYRAYMELDASLVEINPLVLTKEGSLVLLDAKVELDDNALLRHRDLEEIEDLTQLDPLEVEAKKYNLNYIKLDGNIGCMVNGAGLAMTTMDIIKLAGGEPANFLDVGGGANVEQIANAFRILMADPNVKAVFINIFGGILRCDRLANGLIEAAKIVEIKVPVVVRMEGTNVEEGRRLLAESGLNFINAEDMWDGAKKAVEKASKGG
- the sucD gene encoding succinate--CoA ligase subunit alpha, translating into MSILVDKNTKVVVQGITGKEGSFHATQCKAYGTQVVAGVTPGKAGQQVEGIPVFNTVEDAVRETGANCSLIFVPPAFAGDAIVEALDAGIRLVVCITEGIPVRDMMMVKDYMRKNYPDAKLIGPNCPGVITPGEAKVGIMPGHIFKRGTIGIVSRSGTLTYEASYQLTQYGLGQSTAVGIGGDPVHGLSHRDVIAMFNEDPETEAILMIGEIGGTAEEEAAEYIKGYVKKPVFAYIAGITAPPGRRMGHAGAIISGGKGTAQAKMEALRDAGVHVIENPAFIGKRVAETLGRL
- a CDS encoding ferredoxin — its product is MALKTMVDPDTCTSCELCYDRVPEVYKNRGDGIAEVVSPGPDGWMMVPAELENEVKEVTDECPSGSIITEEV
- a CDS encoding ferredoxin, which gives rise to MPERVHNNGRSLRIKVDIDTCTACELCYDRLPEVFVDRGDGIPLVMIKVPLESVYGELLQVAEDCPSGSIILY
- a CDS encoding MBL fold metallo-hydrolase, which translates into the protein MDRIVFLGTAGGRASVFRFLRRSGGFLLFLSGNTVHVDPGPGAFVYLHQMGIDPRHIDLVVLSHIHLDHSSDVNSVIESATDGGKIRRVALFAPRSAFEGQHRVVLPFIRERLAMEGFLKEGEELSYGTVNVSAVMKHTHHGAETYALLFNRKVLYVSCALYEDRMLQAYPHNVDLMIINTTLYRKTKPIDHLTVEDAEKLIANLKPRKVILTHFGYEFLTQHDPERVAEELSHKYGIPVLSAKDFMEVSL
- a CDS encoding VTT domain-containing protein, whose product is MLEHLFPQLKKWAEEFVQEHGYTALFLLSFTESIIQPVPPYPFIVSAPIFRLSPYTAGLVAFAGNILGALVAYYLAKFLGEAFVKKIFGKRLYLKGEALFNRYGFWAVLVGEPYKLVCWLAGLFHMPLWSFIVASLIARALRIGVFVLFGDVLERILN
- a CDS encoding M23 family metallopeptidase; amino-acid sequence: MKKYIFAIALVGALCKPIMDASPMGIGGPSEVSYQSGEQPGDEIFDVDTVSKIIATEMSLEEAMRELVNVKTVETVRPDLWPVVGVITSDYGWRNMGGRREFHTGIDISAPYGTPVVSAAEGRVIYAGWIRGYGKTVIIYHGYGFATIYAHLSDIKVSYSDRVVKGQIIGSVGTTGRAFGPHLHYEVLKYGVRQNPIAYLP
- a CDS encoding DUF507 family protein; this encodes MRLPEKLVERIADRILKELYENERIIEPEDPYAFKKKIVAIFREAEEQERLLDEKTKEILKEKLELLEETSLDYRTAYKTVRSKLAEEMNIHTSRRERMNQIAHRIRDMIMEDPEVEIYEEPGIIRNRIREILMEAVKEEEEIDREVRERIRSYSKRIVEGTPEWNHLYKRIYEDALKRRGLL